A part of Deinococcus aerolatus genomic DNA contains:
- a CDS encoding tetratricopeptide repeat protein, producing the protein MRALLPLLICGVLGAASALPAQVSIGNVTHEYQRLNNCGPVTVGMALSRWGGTLNQYDIAPRLKATRDDVNVSPGELAAFARGQGMTVHLARGGTPLMLRRLLAAGFPVIVETWFVTPDSGGMGHYRLLTGYDDARGKFSALDSYLGRLEFTYAELDELWRSFGRTYLVVAPAAQEARLTKTLGYHADARMARRAVLRVALTEAGKRNDAVAWLNVGQAKLNLGDSRGAARAFDAAFAASPDPKLDPSRPARTVGGLPWRALWYSFGPLEAYARNARYGDVLRLTGGVLRDVPAHEEMHYWRGRALAALGRVAEAKAAYREALRLRPGFALAQTELARL; encoded by the coding sequence ATGCGTGCCCTTCTTCCCCTGCTCATCTGTGGCGTGCTCGGCGCGGCATCGGCGCTGCCCGCGCAGGTCAGCATTGGCAATGTCACGCATGAGTACCAGCGGCTGAACAACTGCGGCCCCGTGACGGTGGGCATGGCCCTGAGCCGCTGGGGCGGCACCCTGAACCAGTACGACATTGCGCCCAGGCTGAAGGCAACCCGCGACGACGTGAACGTGTCACCGGGGGAACTCGCTGCCTTTGCGCGGGGCCAGGGCATGACGGTGCATCTGGCCCGTGGCGGCACCCCGCTGATGCTGCGACGTCTGCTGGCCGCCGGATTCCCGGTGATCGTGGAAACGTGGTTCGTGACACCCGACAGCGGCGGCATGGGCCACTACCGCCTGCTGACCGGCTACGACGACGCCAGGGGGAAGTTCTCGGCGCTGGACTCGTACCTGGGCCGCCTGGAGTTCACCTACGCCGAGCTGGACGAACTGTGGCGCTCGTTCGGGCGCACGTATCTGGTGGTGGCCCCGGCGGCGCAGGAGGCCCGGCTGACGAAAACGCTGGGCTACCACGCCGACGCCCGCATGGCCCGGCGCGCGGTGCTGCGGGTGGCGCTGACCGAGGCCGGGAAGAGGAACGACGCCGTGGCGTGGCTGAACGTGGGGCAGGCCAAGCTGAACCTGGGCGATTCGCGCGGCGCGGCGCGGGCCTTTGACGCGGCGTTTGCGGCCAGCCCGGACCCGAAACTCGATCCCAGCCGTCCGGCGCGCACTGTGGGCGGATTGCCGTGGCGTGCACTGTGGTATTCCTTCGGCCCGCTGGAGGCTTATGCCCGCAACGCCCGCTACGGCGACGTGCTGCGCCTGACCGGTGGGGTGCTGCGCGACGTGCCCGCCCACGAGGAAATGCACTACTGGCGGGGCCGGGCGCTGGCCGCGCTGGGCCGCGTGGCCGAGGCAAAGGCGGCGTACCGCGAGGCCCTGCGCCTGCGGCCGGGGTTTGCCTTGGCGCAGACGGAACTGGCGCGGCTGTAA
- a CDS encoding class I SAM-dependent methyltransferase gives MASPPVSSREQFNAHSARYAASEVHRHGPSLPVLLEYAAPTPEDRALDVATGTGNTAHALAPFVAEVVGLDLAEEMLAHARQRSGADGQANVHFMVGSAEALPFPDGSFTLLTSRHAPHHFLHLDRFLAEAFRVLTVGGRLVIADQISPTPAVQVWMDTYQTLRDPSHHAQRTVEAWRALAEAAGFVWTPPTLVPYRLDFAWWTAQSGCTPATVERLRAHAEGLDDTERHAAGLEYGQHGELLAHHEQMMVVRLDRP, from the coding sequence ATGGCCTCCCCTCCAGTCTCCAGCCGTGAGCAGTTCAATGCCCACTCCGCCCGGTACGCTGCCAGTGAGGTTCACCGGCACGGCCCCAGCCTGCCGGTGCTGCTGGAGTACGCCGCGCCGACGCCCGAGGACCGCGCGTTGGACGTGGCGACGGGCACCGGCAACACCGCACACGCGCTGGCCCCGTTCGTGGCCGAGGTGGTGGGGCTTGATCTGGCCGAGGAGATGCTGGCCCACGCCCGACAGCGCTCCGGGGCCGACGGGCAGGCCAATGTCCACTTCATGGTGGGCAGCGCCGAGGCCCTGCCTTTTCCTGATGGCTCGTTCACGCTGCTCACGTCGCGGCACGCCCCGCACCACTTTCTGCATCTGGACCGCTTTCTCGCCGAGGCCTTCCGGGTGCTGACCGTGGGTGGACGGCTGGTGATCGCCGATCAGATCAGCCCCACGCCCGCCGTGCAGGTCTGGATGGACACCTACCAGACCCTGCGCGATCCCAGCCACCACGCCCAGCGCACCGTGGAGGCGTGGCGGGCGCTGGCGGAGGCGGCCGGTTTCGTCTGGACGCCGCCCACCCTGGTGCCGTACCGGCTGGACTTCGCGTGGTGGACGGCGCAGTCCGGTTGCACACCCGCAACAGTGGAGCGTCTGCGCGCCCACGCGGAGGGTCTGGACGACACCGAGCGGCACGCCGCCGGTCTGGAATACGGCCAGCATGGAGAATTGCTGGCCCACCATGAGCAGATGATGGTGGTGCGGCTGGACCGGCCCTGA
- a CDS encoding N-acetylmuramoyl-L-alanine amidase: protein MKQKIIFFSSAMLLGGAGAGLAQGNDPFVREAPAQAAPVLQGASGAAAAPINLTGVQNATFGQPRSSQNAGTTRVVFDLPAGVTYTLTPTFSGLRLDVQGARVLPTVSGRLGDSVSEYRAGGGQATLVTPYPLSLTQGWQAMEATIGNGGRVLILDFGVSLKGGASPELGRLVRTVAQGTAPSAVVQTTAAPPAVSPVPRTPPVLSVPRTVPAAPAPMPSAPVPPSPVQTSLPPGDLVAPTPGGALPPAPALPGVDPQTPSVLEGRVPGVASGLLLTPPRIGKNPGQTRVVLDLPPGTAYRIVPGGIGLRVELTGVSVTPQVVQNVSPELRSWRAEVSRDGATFTLLTAAPTTPRSGWRAQLLPPASGELSRLAIDLSPALADLTPLAPQDKLLAAVPGIPAARGTAILALSASYVRPRVVIDPGHGGRDPGAVGSVIEKEVVLDVALRAAALLRAAGVDVVLTRDRDGQLSADKNTDLTMRAGLGTPGTQLFVSIHANAMDAHNALRGYGIETWWNPNHPLSGTLAALLQRNIIGVTGAHSQGLKNSQSLAVLRNSRIPAALIEIGYTSHPVDGLNLQDSNYRDRVALGIAQGIREALVTGIVDGGAVGGAGK from the coding sequence ATGAAGCAGAAGATCATTTTTTTCTCATCTGCCATGCTTCTGGGTGGGGCTGGGGCGGGACTGGCGCAGGGGAACGATCCCTTTGTGCGCGAGGCCCCGGCCCAGGCCGCGCCTGTGCTGCAGGGCGCGTCCGGCGCCGCTGCGGCACCCATCAATCTGACCGGCGTGCAGAACGCCACCTTCGGGCAGCCCCGGTCCAGTCAGAACGCAGGCACGACCCGCGTCGTTTTTGATCTGCCTGCCGGCGTGACCTACACCCTGACCCCCACCTTCAGCGGTCTGCGGCTGGACGTGCAGGGTGCGCGGGTGCTGCCCACCGTGTCGGGTCGGCTGGGAGACAGCGTCAGCGAGTACCGCGCCGGGGGGGGACAGGCCACGCTGGTCACGCCCTACCCGCTGTCCCTGACCCAGGGCTGGCAGGCCATGGAGGCCACCATCGGCAACGGCGGCCGGGTGTTGATTCTGGATTTTGGCGTGAGCCTGAAAGGTGGGGCCAGCCCGGAGCTGGGCCGGCTGGTTCGCACCGTGGCCCAGGGCACCGCGCCCTCGGCGGTGGTTCAGACGACGGCTGCCCCTCCGGCGGTCTCGCCGGTGCCGCGGACTCCCCCCGTGCTCTCGGTGCCGCGGACTGTGCCGGCCGCTCCCGCCCCGATGCCGTCTGCTCCGGTGCCCCCTTCCCCGGTGCAGACCTCGCTGCCGCCCGGCGATCTGGTGGCCCCCACGCCGGGTGGAGCGCTGCCGCCCGCGCCTGCCCTGCCCGGCGTGGACCCGCAAACGCCCAGCGTGCTGGAGGGGCGGGTGCCGGGGGTGGCCAGCGGTCTGCTGCTGACCCCCCCGCGTATCGGCAAGAACCCGGGACAGACGCGGGTCGTACTGGACCTGCCGCCGGGCACCGCGTACCGCATCGTGCCGGGCGGCATCGGCCTGCGCGTCGAACTGACCGGGGTCAGCGTGACGCCGCAGGTGGTGCAGAACGTCAGCCCCGAACTGCGCTCCTGGCGGGCCGAGGTGTCGCGGGACGGGGCCACCTTCACGCTGCTGACCGCCGCGCCCACTACGCCCCGCAGCGGCTGGCGTGCCCAGTTGCTGCCGCCGGCCAGCGGAGAGCTGTCGCGCCTGGCGATTGACCTGTCGCCCGCCCTGGCCGATCTGACGCCGCTGGCCCCGCAGGATAAGCTGCTGGCGGCGGTGCCGGGCATTCCAGCGGCGCGCGGCACGGCGATTCTGGCCCTGAGCGCCAGCTACGTGCGCCCGCGCGTGGTGATTGATCCCGGCCACGGCGGCCGGGACCCCGGCGCGGTGGGCTCAGTCATCGAGAAGGAAGTGGTGCTGGACGTGGCCCTGCGTGCGGCGGCGTTGCTGCGGGCCGCCGGGGTGGACGTGGTCCTGACCCGTGACCGTGACGGCCAGCTGAGCGCCGACAAGAACACGGACCTGACCATGCGTGCCGGACTGGGCACGCCCGGCACCCAGTTGTTCGTCAGCATCCATGCCAACGCGATGGACGCGCACAACGCCCTGCGAGGCTACGGCATCGAGACGTGGTGGAATCCCAACCACCCGCTGTCAGGCACCCTGGCGGCGCTGCTTCAGCGCAACATCATCGGCGTGACGGGCGCGCACTCGCAGGGCCTGAAGAACAGCCAGTCGCTGGCGGTGCTGCGCAACAGCCGCATTCCCGCCGCGCTGATCGAGATCGGGTATACCAGTCACCCCGTCGACGGCCTGAACCTGCAGGACTCCAACTACCGGGACCGCGTGGCGCTGGGCATCGCGCAGGGTATCCGCGAGGCGCTGGTCACGGGCATCGTGGACGGCGGCGCGGTGGGCGGGGCAGGCAAATAG
- a CDS encoding winged helix-turn-helix domain-containing protein gives MTPTQASTQRISDAPTARALRQNFAFLGLFLGPRSPSEIAAPAGMAANLAHHHARKLASLGLLLEVGREGGRVFYQLAAREFRVPWTVMPPTDPEVGEALTLRRLTDNFSRAYERSFLALGGEAEEAVFGFSDSSGDSARPPAPDARPLESHPSHLEALTLRLTPERYRKLVHDLSRLLEAAAADGLKDQGQVCTLAVLASRGTLDGGEKSAGGVSHTISSFLGAD, from the coding sequence ATGACCCCCACCCAGGCCAGCACCCAGCGCATCAGCGACGCACCCACCGCCCGTGCACTGCGGCAGAATTTTGCTTTCCTGGGACTTTTCCTCGGTCCACGCTCGCCCAGCGAGATCGCCGCCCCGGCGGGCATGGCAGCCAATCTGGCACACCACCACGCCCGCAAACTCGCCAGTCTGGGCCTGCTGCTGGAAGTGGGGCGAGAGGGCGGCCGGGTGTTCTACCAGCTGGCAGCTCGGGAATTCCGGGTGCCGTGGACCGTCATGCCGCCCACCGATCCGGAAGTCGGCGAGGCGCTGACCCTGCGGCGCCTCACCGACAACTTCTCCCGCGCCTATGAGCGGTCCTTTCTAGCCCTTGGTGGCGAGGCCGAGGAGGCCGTTTTTGGCTTCAGCGATAGTTCAGGCGACTCGGCGCGCCCACCAGCACCCGACGCCAGACCGCTGGAATCGCATCCCAGCCACCTGGAAGCGCTGACCCTGCGGCTGACGCCTGAGCGTTATCGCAAGTTGGTCCATGACCTCAGCCGTCTCCTGGAGGCAGCGGCGGCAGATGGGCTTAAAGATCAGGGACAGGTCTGCACACTCGCCGTCCTGGCCTCGCGCGGCACCCTGGACGGCGGGGAGAAATCCGCTGGAGGCGTCTCGCACACCATCAGTTCTTTTCTGGGTGCAGATTGA
- a CDS encoding HD domain-containing protein: MALTLGEDAPPGTQLSRVAELLILHDLVVYAGDTHFDQSQEGRAQQVRRELEAAQLFGQLPPDQRETFEAAWQEFEAGHSPDAHLARALDALQPMLLTWGPGGGGSAAHPEMTFGRLLALKRPALEEFPD, encoded by the coding sequence ATGGCCCTGACGCTGGGTGAGGACGCGCCGCCCGGCACGCAGCTCAGCCGCGTGGCGGAACTGCTGATTCTCCACGACCTGGTGGTTTACGCCGGGGACACGCATTTTGACCAGTCCCAGGAAGGCCGGGCGCAGCAGGTGCGGCGCGAGCTTGAGGCGGCGCAGCTGTTTGGTCAGTTGCCGCCGGACCAGCGTGAAACATTTGAGGCCGCGTGGCAGGAGTTCGAGGCCGGGCACAGTCCCGATGCCCACCTTGCACGGGCGCTGGACGCCCTGCAACCGATGCTGTTGACCTGGGGTCCAGGCGGGGGCGGTTCGGCAGCACACCCGGAAATGACGTTCGGGCGGTTGCTGGCGCTCAAGCGGCCGGCGCTGGAGGAATTCCCGGACTAG
- a CDS encoding alpha/beta hydrolase family protein, whose amino-acid sequence MKRTALYLTLALLVPAAQAQLAPSAPSQSVPGDARPDAPELSARGSYAVGVRTLTLTNPGQLDIVKAPKEGDIPRYDRPLTVEVWYPAQGDSGSGNTTYTDVLGSGPGNANRPNTPFTTPGRATRDAPPVASSAPYPLVIVSHGYPGSRYLMTYLTENLASKGYVVAAIDHTDSTHGDKAAFASTLLNRALDDEFVLAELARLGAAGSGSPLSGLINADKTALVGYSMGGYGALNAAGAGYGPEMLPLVPGGALAARQTGKYKVDPRIKALVAFAPWGGDAAVKGIGVNTGGKYGFWDEAGLAGLKVPTMFVVGDRDDVSHYEGGVKPLFENAVNAERYMLVYQNAQHNSAPNPPPAASLGSFDDYMHYAEPAWDMARLNNLNQHFVTAFLDWKLKGKAESAAYLNVPTPRSNDIKVSRNADGTPKADDTSWKGFKNRTAKGIELYRLMPK is encoded by the coding sequence ATGAAGAGAACTGCCCTGTACCTCACCCTGGCCCTGCTCGTTCCTGCCGCTCAGGCCCAACTGGCCCCATCGGCCCCCTCCCAGTCGGTGCCCGGCGACGCCCGCCCCGACGCGCCGGAGCTCAGCGCACGCGGCTCCTATGCGGTGGGCGTGCGCACTCTGACGCTGACCAACCCTGGCCAGCTGGACATTGTGAAAGCCCCCAAGGAGGGTGACATTCCCCGCTATGACCGCCCGCTGACGGTGGAGGTCTGGTACCCGGCGCAGGGCGACAGCGGCTCAGGCAACACGACGTACACCGACGTGCTGGGCAGCGGTCCTGGCAATGCCAACCGGCCCAACACACCGTTCACCACGCCGGGCCGCGCCACGCGTGACGCCCCGCCCGTGGCTAGCTCGGCTCCGTACCCGCTGGTGATCGTGTCCCACGGCTATCCGGGCAGCCGTTACCTGATGACCTACCTGACCGAGAATCTGGCCAGCAAGGGCTACGTGGTGGCCGCGATTGACCACACCGACAGTACCCACGGCGACAAGGCCGCCTTTGCCAGCACGCTGCTGAACCGGGCGCTGGACGACGAATTCGTGCTGGCTGAGCTGGCCCGCCTGGGCGCTGCTGGCAGTGGTTCTCCGCTGAGTGGCCTGATCAACGCGGACAAGACCGCGCTGGTGGGCTACAGCATGGGCGGCTACGGGGCGCTGAACGCGGCGGGCGCGGGCTACGGCCCGGAAATGCTGCCGCTGGTGCCGGGCGGCGCGCTCGCGGCCCGACAGACCGGGAAGTACAAGGTGGATCCGCGCATCAAGGCGCTGGTGGCCTTCGCTCCCTGGGGAGGCGACGCCGCCGTGAAGGGCATTGGCGTCAATACCGGCGGCAAGTACGGTTTCTGGGACGAGGCGGGTCTCGCCGGGCTGAAGGTGCCGACGATGTTCGTGGTGGGAGACCGCGACGACGTGTCGCATTACGAGGGCGGCGTCAAACCGCTGTTCGAGAACGCCGTGAATGCCGAGCGCTACATGCTGGTGTATCAGAACGCCCAGCACAACTCTGCGCCCAACCCGCCGCCTGCCGCGTCGCTGGGCAGCTTCGACGACTACATGCACTACGCCGAACCCGCCTGGGACATGGCGCGCCTGAATAACCTCAATCAGCACTTCGTGACCGCCTTCCTGGACTGGAAACTCAAGGGCAAGGCCGAAAGCGCCGCGTATCTGAACGTGCCGACACCGCGGTCCAACGACATCAAGGTGAGCCGCAACGCCGACGGCACTCCAAAGGCCGACGATACGTCGTGGAAGGGGTTCAAGAACCGCACCGCGAAGGGCATTGAGCTGTACAGATTGATGCCAAAGTAA
- a CDS encoding peptidoglycan-binding domain-containing protein: MKRAAALALAVCAAAAGAAPGGADLEAAALKTAQVLGGVLRTCPASFVQIGSPEKQCVGVGEGVEAARVRLNAAMADGLYGVWRSRDGQRSVYNWLKTAGGHVYLRLQPDPDGRAQTLVYLDLPPEQPHAAPVASPAPEPKAETTQIGNVTLTPVAPAGGAPETSAPPSGPATTLPADTSSSVPAEGATPAAPAPPPMPFGRTLKVQNARLNGPDVLAVQNRLIALMRPQRPGQGDGWYGPITAQTVRVFQAANGLPATGVVDRDTWNRLFSEAAQGFDAPVLP; encoded by the coding sequence ATGAAGCGTGCTGCTGCCCTGGCCCTTGCCGTGTGTGCCGCCGCCGCCGGGGCCGCGCCGGGTGGGGCGGACCTGGAAGCGGCGGCCCTGAAGACCGCCCAGGTGCTGGGGGGCGTGCTGCGCACCTGCCCGGCCAGTTTCGTGCAGATCGGTTCGCCGGAAAAGCAGTGTGTCGGTGTGGGCGAGGGCGTGGAAGCTGCGCGCGTGCGGCTGAATGCGGCGATGGCCGACGGGCTGTACGGCGTGTGGCGTAGCCGCGACGGGCAGCGCAGCGTGTACAACTGGCTGAAGACTGCGGGCGGCCACGTCTACCTGCGTCTTCAGCCGGACCCGGATGGCCGTGCCCAGACGCTGGTGTATCTGGACCTGCCGCCCGAACAGCCCCACGCAGCACCGGTGGCCAGCCCGGCCCCTGAGCCGAAGGCCGAGACCACCCAGATCGGCAACGTGACCCTGACGCCCGTGGCCCCGGCGGGCGGAGCACCTGAAACGTCCGCCCCTCCCAGCGGCCCAGCGACGACGCTGCCTGCCGACACGTCGTCTTCGGTGCCCGCCGAAGGTGCCACGCCCGCCGCCCCGGCCCCCCCGCCCATGCCGTTTGGCCGCACGCTGAAGGTGCAGAACGCCCGGCTCAACGGCCCGGACGTGCTGGCAGTGCAGAACCGCCTGATCGCGCTGATGCGCCCGCAGCGGCCGGGGCAGGGCGACGGCTGGTACGGCCCCATCACCGCGCAGACCGTGCGTGTTTTTCAGGCGGCCAACGGCCTGCCCGCGACCGGTGTGGTGGACCGCGATACGTGGAACCGCCTGTTCTCGGAGGCCGCGCAGGGGTTTGACGCGCCGGTCCTGCCGTGA
- a CDS encoding sulfurtransferase — protein sequence MDTANNGYAKDVLVNTDWVAQNLNTPGVRLIEVDEDILLYETGHIPGAVKVDWQTDFWHPVERDFIGPDEVAALLGRLGIGPDDQIILYGDKSNWWAAYAYWFLSYSGVPNLKLMNGGRQKWMAENREVSTETPSHAPTQYPPLTRDESLRAYRDEVRAHLESVQAGQGALVDVRSPDEFSGKVTHMANYPQEGVLRGGHIPGARSIPWARATNEDGTFKSADELTELYAGEGVTPDKDVIAYCRIAERSSHSWFVLRELLGYPRVRNYDGSWTEWGNAVGMPIEKTYSEA from the coding sequence ATGGACACTGCAAACAACGGATACGCAAAAGACGTGCTGGTCAACACCGACTGGGTGGCCCAGAACCTGAACACCCCCGGCGTGCGCCTGATTGAGGTTGACGAGGACATCCTGCTGTACGAGACGGGCCACATTCCCGGCGCGGTCAAAGTGGACTGGCAGACCGACTTCTGGCACCCGGTGGAGCGCGACTTTATCGGCCCCGACGAGGTGGCGGCGCTGCTGGGTCGCCTGGGCATCGGGCCTGATGACCAGATCATCCTGTACGGCGACAAGAGCAACTGGTGGGCGGCCTACGCGTACTGGTTCCTGTCGTACAGCGGCGTGCCGAACCTGAAGCTGATGAACGGCGGCCGCCAGAAGTGGATGGCCGAGAACCGCGAGGTCAGCACCGAGACGCCCAGCCACGCCCCCACACAGTACCCTCCGCTGACCCGCGACGAGAGCCTGCGGGCCTACCGCGACGAGGTCCGGGCGCATCTGGAAAGCGTGCAGGCCGGACAGGGGGCACTGGTGGATGTCCGCAGCCCCGACGAGTTCTCGGGCAAGGTCACGCACATGGCGAACTACCCGCAGGAGGGGGTGTTGCGCGGCGGTCACATTCCCGGCGCACGCAGCATTCCCTGGGCGCGGGCCACCAACGAGGACGGCACCTTCAAGAGCGCCGACGAGCTGACCGAACTGTACGCGGGCGAGGGCGTGACCCCCGACAAGGACGTGATCGCGTACTGCCGCATCGCCGAACGCAGCAGCCACAGCTGGTTTGTGCTGCGCGAGCTGCTGGGCTACCCCAGGGTCCGCAACTACGACGGCAGCTGGACCGAGTGGGGCAACGCGGTCGGCATGCCCATCGAGAAAACCTACAGCGAGGCCTGA
- a CDS encoding MGMT family protein: MAAESGSAAPIPGDFRARALALVARIPPGRVMTYGQLALLAGSPGAARQAGYVLNGLIGSEELPWQRVINAQGRVSTHKLGFGDLQERLLMAEGVPFDASGRCDLAARQWWPEDERAAPPQALF, from the coding sequence GTGGCGGCGGAGTCCGGCAGTGCCGCCCCCATCCCGGGTGATTTCCGGGCGCGGGCACTGGCGCTGGTGGCCCGCATTCCGCCGGGCCGGGTGATGACCTACGGTCAGCTGGCGCTGCTGGCCGGCAGTCCCGGCGCGGCGCGGCAGGCCGGATACGTGCTGAACGGACTGATAGGCAGCGAGGAACTGCCGTGGCAACGCGTCATCAATGCGCAGGGCCGGGTGAGCACCCACAAACTGGGCTTCGGTGACCTGCAGGAGCGCCTGCTGATGGCCGAGGGCGTGCCTTTCGATGCCTCTGGGCGCTGCGACCTGGCCGCGCGGCAGTGGTGGCCCGAGGACGAACGCGCCGCGCCGCCGCAAGCGCTGTTCTAG
- a CDS encoding c-type cytochrome encodes MNRTHPELRRNPWVEGSLASWMAGVTLGVVLGVTLLIVTPRLMAGPDETAKAPTAAEQTTEAAGTGVAAAPAASGAAETEATETTGTTEPGTETPTDVQSSGGDLPAAQSPAVAGSTTGEPAQQDTDAPEAVAAGGTGNAAPTPNAAEGNAEAGTALYASSCAGCHGAQAGGGIGPSLLTDEGPRGWTLAQFTTVLRKGVLPEGRELSAVMPRFTDAQLSDAQVADLLAHIKTLN; translated from the coding sequence ATGAACAGAACGCACCCCGAACTGCGCCGGAACCCCTGGGTAGAGGGCAGCCTGGCCTCCTGGATGGCAGGCGTGACCCTGGGCGTGGTCCTGGGCGTGACCCTGCTGATCGTCACCCCCCGGCTGATGGCCGGGCCTGACGAGACGGCCAAAGCGCCCACCGCCGCCGAGCAGACCACCGAAGCAGCCGGCACCGGCGTGGCTGCCGCCCCTGCGGCCTCCGGCGCGGCAGAAACTGAAGCTACCGAGACCACTGGGACCACTGAGCCGGGCACCGAAACGCCCACCGACGTCCAGAGCAGCGGCGGCGATCTGCCTGCTGCGCAGTCCCCGGCGGTGGCCGGGTCCACCACCGGCGAGCCGGCCCAGCAGGACACGGACGCGCCGGAAGCGGTGGCCGCTGGTGGCACGGGCAATGCGGCCCCCACCCCCAACGCCGCCGAGGGCAACGCCGAGGCCGGCACCGCCCTCTACGCCAGCAGTTGCGCGGGCTGCCATGGCGCCCAGGCGGGCGGCGGCATCGGCCCCAGCCTGCTCACCGATGAAGGTCCCAGGGGCTGGACGCTGGCGCAGTTCACCACCGTCCTGCGCAAGGGCGTGCTGCCCGAGGGCCGCGAGCTGAGCGCCGTGATGCCCCGTTTCACCGACGCGCAGCTGAGCGACGCGCAGGTGGCCGATCTGCTGGCGCACATCAAGACCCTGAACTGA
- a CDS encoding SufE family protein — MTSDSSANAALPDKLQGIMGMFKGAPKSLRLQALLEYSRKLPPLPEKYVEHPEFMQPVPECTSPFFLVTEQDGQGGVNLHFKVPEEAPTVRGYAGILHEALNGATPETILNVPDDFYMNMGLSELITPMRLRGMGAILRRLKSAVGEQEAGGATRSG, encoded by the coding sequence ATGACCTCTGACTCTTCTGCCAACGCCGCGCTGCCCGACAAGCTCCAGGGCATCATGGGCATGTTCAAGGGCGCTCCCAAGTCGCTGCGCCTGCAGGCCCTGCTGGAATACAGCCGCAAGCTGCCGCCGCTGCCCGAGAAGTACGTGGAACACCCGGAATTCATGCAGCCGGTGCCGGAATGCACCAGCCCCTTTTTCCTGGTGACCGAGCAGGACGGCCAGGGCGGTGTCAACCTGCACTTCAAGGTGCCGGAGGAAGCCCCCACCGTGCGTGGTTACGCGGGCATCCTGCACGAGGCCCTGAACGGGGCCACGCCCGAGACTATCCTGAACGTCCCCGACGACTTCTACATGAATATGGGCCTGTCCGAACTGATCACGCCGATGCGCCTGCGCGGTATGGGAGCAATCCTGCGGCGGCTGAAGAGCGCGGTGGGGGAGCAGGAGGCTGGCGGGGCAACCCGGAGCGGCTGA